ccatGTTGAGGTGGAACTTCTTGTGTTCTATTTCATGGCCATTGTTCCTCATCCTGatgctgggcaccactgaacAGAGTCTGGCACTGTTTTAAAaggagcctgggcagcagtggggggaAATGTTGAGAAGAGCTTTAACCTGTGAAACAATTAACAGTTGATGGGCAAACTCTGGGTGATGTCCCTGTGTTAGAAAACCAATTAAGGGTTTAGTGCTTGACATAGTTTAGTGCTCTCAGTCCTGGAGAAGGAAGTTAGCAGAGCCTGGGAGGGAAATTTATTGTTGAGAACTGAACAGTTTATAAACCGCATTACATAAAGCAGAGATGCCCTATTTGggaaaaagataataaaaagactgaaaaacatCGACTAATTAGCATGAGAAGCGAGAAATCAATAACAAATAGAAGACAGAATACTAATTAATGAAGAGAACTAGAACTCTGTGAATTGCCAGCTAATTAACATTCATCTCTTCACTGAAATGTATAAATAGATTAGCGTTTTGATGACAGACATGCATTTTGCGGGGAGCCATCCCCGTGTTCCTTCAATACCGAATCACGAATGCCTCCTTTCTAACAAGCAGCTTGGagagttaatttttatttcccgGTGCTCGGGTTGCGGTGTCCGGGCAGGCCCCGCTGAGGGGCCGCGCTCGCTCGGTTGTCACAGCGACGGCGACGCCGCAGCCATGTCGGATGCGGGCTCCGAGGACGCCGAGTCCGGCGAGGCCGGGAAAGACATCGGGGTCCGCGGGGCCCGGGGGCAGcggggaagagaaagggaaaaagaaagggaaagggaaaaagaaagggaaaggaacagCCCCACTCAGTgcccgccgggccgggcaggaTGGCCGagggcagccccgggcacagctgtgccacctGCCCGGCTTCTAACGCGGGTTTGGAACAACGCGTCCGCGCTTTGCAGCTGTGTGCCAAGAAGGCTGGGGGTGCCGGGGTCTGGAGCCGAGCTGGAGCAGCTTTCCTCAAACATCTGTGTCCCTCTGATGAGTTGGATGGTGGTGGGCCCAGCCCTTTAACCCTTTTCCCTCCGCGTTTGGCAGGAGTACGAAGGAGATCGCGATGGCGAGGGGCAGCGGCACGGCTTCGGGAAGGCGCGGCTGCCCAATGGTGACACCTACGAAGGCGAATACGAGCATGGTTTGAGGAGTGGACATGTAAGACACCGAGCCTGGTTGTGgttctgcttctgcagctgggctgtTCGGGCTCTGTATTGAAATAAGGGTGAGAACTGATGGGTGTTTCATCTGTGCCAAATGTGTTTCAGGGGACCTACAGGTTTAAAAACGGTGCTCTCTACACCGGGAACTAccttcaaaacaaaaagcatgGCAAAGGTGTCTTTTTTTATCCAGATGGATCAAAATATGCAGGTAAAGCAATTGGAATTGAACACAATTGCAGGGATTTCTGTAGCCAAAAGGACACATTCCCCCCTCACTCCTCCTCCCTCCACAAATGAAAAGAGAGAGTGGAGAATGTCTTATTTTAAGAAGCTAGAAGATATTTTCCTCTTATTACCTGTATAGTAACAGTTCTGAGAAGCTTGGGATTTATTTATGGTGATTTATGTTAAGACATATATTAGGtctatcattaaaaaaataggcTTCTTAATAGAGCCCTTATTTAGGGATTGGGACACCTGAAGTTTGAAGAATTAATGAAAGTTAGAGTTCCCCTGCTTACTGGAGAGTACCTGAAACAATCAGAATCTATCAGTTAAGTTTCAAAGGACAATATTTCCCTCCTTATTTCTAAGctaggaaagaaaatacattcaCATTGTGAAGGCTAAAAGCTGAGAGCAAAATGAGCAGCCCAATCTTGCCTTGCAGGAACATATGCACTgagttgtttatttttatttttttaatatttatttcaagttTGATTAGAAGAATAATTAAGATAGAAATCATCTAGCATCCTTCTGAATAGATGTGCCCCAATACTCACAGGACAACTTCAGCAAATGAGTCAAATTAAAGTAGCTCCTCTTTAAATTAATATGGAAATGTCACATTATCTAATGCAACTGTAATACATTTCCCAATTCAAAGATAGGACtgggttgttttgtgttcataaTGGTAATAGAGAGTAATAATGAAGGCAGGTAATTATAGAAAAATGGAAAGGGAGGTCAGGCAGCAGCATTAATGCTTGTGGAGAGGAACAGACTGATGGAAAAAGAGCAGGGGGCTCTACTTTAGAGTAAGGAGTGGTGTAAGGAATAGTGAGGAATCCCAGCAGTGCCAtagctttcctttccttctttaatACTTGTATGATAATGTTACAAACTGGACACAGTGAAATAAACCAGGTCTCACACTGCTTTTATCCTTTTGTCCTTGAAGGAGACTGGGTGTATGACCAGAGACAGGGCTATGGAGAATATCTGTATGCAAATGGAGACACCTATACTGGAGAATGGGCTAACAACAAGAGGTTTGTTTCCTTCTCACAGGGATGTTTCAAGTCACCCAATGGCATTAAAATGCAAACATTATTTTCAGAGCGTGTCTGACTGCAACAAATGAGGTCCAGAGGTGACCTTGGCAATTTAGTCCAGCTTAAGAAGTTTCAGCTGCTTAATTAATACAGTTTTAATACCTTAATTATAACAACAGCCTAAATTCTTAATATTCACTGctataaaacaaaattattattttctcccTAGGCATGGGCAAGGCACATATGTCTATAAAGAGACAGGATCTAAGTATGTTGGTTGTTGGGTAAATGGAATCCAGAATGGACCAGCTGAACTTATCCACCTAAACCATAGATTTAAGGGCAGGTTTCTCAATGGAAAGGTAAGTGTGCTTTCTATTCTGAACAGTTAGCATGGAATTGCCATAATATGACCTATTTCCACTTAAAATAAGAAGCTAGGCTTCTGATCTTTTGTAGCATTTCCTTTACCATAAGTGTAACACATGAAACTGAATTATTCTATAAACACAAATGCCAAGTTTCTTTGCAACATTGCTTTCAAACTGTAGTGTGACTGACTATTGGATGGAATTTGTAGTAAAGgatattttacatttctgtgcTTAGAATGGATTAGCTGTTCAGTTCTCTagatgtttttgtgtttttatgcAGCCTTTAGGTCGTGGCAAATTCATCTTTGATATTGGATGTGAGCAGCATGGTGAATACATACAACCAGTGCAGGTAAGAGAAACAGTGCAAGAGCACTCAGTAAATCAAATCTATTGTTGAGGAATATATAAAATGCCTTACAGACAGTGATGTGAAAGTAGATCTTATGAGTCACAAAGGGTGGAAACTCATGCATTCTTAAGAACTAAATGAggtttcattttgcttttttttaaatgttttctacTGTGTAAGCTTTGAAAAGTACAAGGTGTGATTTTGCactgcttgcagacatgaatcCTTTCTACTTAAAAAGAATCAGGACCTTTCCAAAACATTCGAAGCTTCAAATCACAGAGGAATATAGAGATATTTGTATACACATTTAGCCTCTATTGCATTTTCTTCTGAGCACCAGAAAACAATGAGcagtatttttttgtatttctgaactGCTTGGTGCTATGCATACAAATGGTAATTTCCAGCAGGGTCATGTTTGGGAAATATGTCCTATTGTTGTTCTGGTCATGTTAGGAGCTTAATATCCACAGCTGCTAATAATTGTAGGAAGTGGTTGGGATCAAAGTCTGTTTTCCCTTCTCTATGCATGAATGTTTTGAAACATATCTGTTTGATATGGTGCAAAAATAGCTGCAGAAGtaggaaatatattttaatataactgtttgatttttttaaaaattgccacATTTTAGCTTAGAGTTTTCTACCTCTGTTGTCTGACACATTAGTTCCTGTTACACACTCTGAAAACTGTGATGCAGCAATCATTCTGAAGGATGAAATAATAATCATCAAAATCCTGTCAATTGTGAGAGAGATTTGCAAAGCTTGGAGactgttttgcttgttttctggCTGAAAGCAAGAGATCTTCAAATTAAGTGTCAGATTCAAATGAGTATCCAGAGTCATTTGTGTTTCCTTAGTTCAGCTGGGAATTCTTAGGTGAGTTTTTAAAGCAAGGGACAGTGCTATCACTAAAGTAAGATTAAATTTTACCCTTTTGCTTTAGTTGAAGTAATTACAGAACAAAGCCCattaaaaaaggagaagaaattaGCTAATAATACAGACAATGATTCAATTATTGACCCCTTCATATTTGTAGAAAAaccatgatttttttaaattttaaaaatattttcccatttcaAAACCATAAGCTCTGTGCACAACCTGATTCCTTCCTAGATCCTTTCAAATGTCCTCCCTAGGCAAAGATTGAGGCAGAAACAGTTGTTTGTTCATTGTGTTTCTGTGTGAGACAGGCAGTGCAGCATCTACCAGAGCATCAGGTAGCAATCATCAGTCACAGCCAACTGATTTCATCAGGGTTCAAGAACTTGGTAGTTCTTGTCCAAGATTTGCAGTTGCTGAAGTTCCTCCACCTTGTAAATACTTTCATTGCCATTTTGATCTCAGATAAGGAGGTTTTAGTAGACTAACCCATCATCTTAGTTACTGTTTGTAGGATGAGATCCTGGATTTCATGAATTCTCTTCtaggaaaaagaggaggaagatgaggatgaaCCACCATTACCTCTTGAACCAATATGGAAAGTATCAGAAATTACCAAATTAACACCCTGGTCTCCCCATGATGAGGAGCTGCTAGTctccagagaagcagcaggtgCAGTAGCTGAAGAGGAGGAAGTTCCATCAGCTATAGGTTTGTTCTGGAAACATCTGGAAACTCCATGTTTTGAATATGGTGACCATTGTTTAAGGGGCTTAATATCAAGTGATGTGAGAGGgtttttgtgtttcatttcgtttttcctgtgttttcccaTGTATTGAATGTTTGGAACTTCCAAGTCCATTCATAAACTGCACACTATGTATGTATGTGTTTTATTTCACATAGCATGAGATACAACTGTCTTGGGAAGCCTGTGAGTTATTTGACTCTATATCACGGCTTATTATACAAACTTGATTATAAACAGAGAAGATTTTGTGGGATTTCTCTATGTGAACAACAACTGCAGCCTTCAGTAGGACTTAGGGGCTATTACATGGAAACAAAGGCTGAATGCAAATTTGTAAAATTGGTTTTCTTTGGTATTTCTAATTTCTTATATTTCAGATACTGAGGAGGGTGGGGATCACCTTGCAAGTGATGCAGGAGGGGAAGGtgagggaaaaagagaggaagaagtAAATCAAGATCAGGAGGATCAAGGTGAGAAATGGGGCATGTGTGCTCATTCTTTAATTAGCAGTCAGAGTTTGAAATTGTGGATGTCAATCAGCTGAagccatgctgctgctgggagaccATGAGAATCTCTGCCTTTCATAAGGAGGGCAGTCCTCTGGAGAAGTACTCTATGAGAAGTTAAATTCATATACTGCAACAGAACAAATTAAAAGTGACACTTCTGTGCATATACACCTGACAGCACTTGCAGAGCTGAATTTGTATGAGATTGAATTTCCAAactgtgtttttttaaagaaaaatgagaaaaaatgtcATATCCTGAGAAGTTCAGGAGTTTTGAGCACTTCACTTTTGTCTCATGAATACAACTGTGTATTCTTAATTCTCCCAAGTGTAGTTCAAAAGCAGGCAAAACAAATATGAAGAAACAAATTTTTGGTGTTGTTATACATTCTGATTAGAATAGtctttggttggttggttggtttctTCTACAAACCAAGGAGATTTGAAATTCAGGTGCTCAGGTTTTCTTCCAGGCAGTTCAGAAGACTGTTTTAATACACAGTTACAAGAAGCAACAGGGATGCATCCATGTTTACTCATATTTAGCTTAGAAGCCTCCAACCAATTGTGTTCTTTGTATTTATCCTTAAAATTTACAAGCTTGCCTATCGGATATGAAAATAACAGATAAATTTATCCATTCTTAATCAGTCCATTTTACAATAAATCCAAGCCAACCACTGTCTTTAGGGATTAGAAAATACCTTGAACCATATGAAAATGCCTGGAGGTATACACTAAACATTTAGGTCAGCTCTTGTAGTTTtcaatttatttacttttcattttcagctcTGAAGGGCAGGACAGCTTGAGGGCAGGACAGGCAGTTGGCTGACCTGGTGTGTGGGACTGACATCTTACAGGATCCCTGGGCTTGGGTCAAATCCATGAGAAATCTCAGCAGATCATAGCTCTGCTTTGGATTTGGCAAAAGTGCATTGAGTCTGGTTTGTCTCAAAGACCCTTGGACTCAAATAACCATTTGGACTGAACTTGATTCTAATAAATTTTCTGGCCCACCACAACAAAGCAGTTCTGGTTTTCCCAGTGGCTTTTCTAGGGTGTTTTTGAGAACAAATGAGCCCAGGTGTCTGCCAGATATGGCACAGAGGCAGATGCCAATGCCTGAAAACACAGCTAAGTGATAGATTCAAAGTTCCCTCCAACTCTTTATTTCCAGAATCAAGTAATTGGatgattttaaacatttttcagcGTAGGTCTCCATCCATAATTAGTAAGACAATATATTGGTCCCCTTGTCTTTAGGTTTAGCAAGATTAAGTTATAGGAAGAGGGAATGATTTGAAGAAAATATGCATCCTGTGAAGAGCAGATATAACAAAATCTGTTTACTTTGCAGCCTGGTATTCCCTGCCCCTTTGTCATCATCctttttccatgcagaaattccctctttttttgttctgcatTCTTTATGATATCATCTAACCAGGAGGCATTTTTGGCTGTTCAGAGTTACATATGGACTGGCTGGCAGTCAGTGTGGGCGTACTGAGTCTGTCTGCAGCTGACAAACAATGTAAACAACTTCAATTCAACTACTGGCATTGAAAGGCAGTGGGTGAGGAGGACTGAGGTGGACAGCAGAGTTCTACAGTTATGTTTTAGATTACTGGGATTACTTTCCAGTGTTTTATAATAAAATGCATCTCTATGCCCTGTCTTTCCTTCTACTCTACAGAAATTACTGATTTCGGAGGATGAACCAGAGGAATCAGAGGAATTGGGTATAAAGGAAAAGacccaaaaaatgaaatttttaagtAGATGATTTTGTGTGGTAAGCctgcaatatttttctttgtaaacGGTTGTGTTAAGATGTTTTGAATAAAcattttttggtgctttgaaTAAACATTTCTGTCAGTGTTCTGTCTGGAATCTGTATCTTTGGACCTTTTATACTCTCAGATTCTCACAGCAACTTCCTTTACTCCATGTAGCCAATAATAAGGTGTCAAATCCAGTGTGGAATTATTCTGGATTCATGAAGCCATGAAGCTGTGTCCTCACAACCTAATCTTCTACTCCTGGTGGTTGCTGTCTTTTTTGAACCCTGCCTCTGGGCACAGAGACTTGGAGGTCTTGCAGGTGAAGACAAAGGCATCACTGGActtcccagctctctccatTTTCCCTGTCACTAGGGCACAATTCCAGACCTACATTTTCCTTGTTGATTTTTCTGTTGTCCTTGCACCTGTAGAAGCTCTTCTTGTTGCCCTAAATCTTCCCTTGCCAGTTGGAACTCCAGTTGAATTTTTTATCCTAACACTGGTGCaatgtttttaaattcttcctcttttggctggttttccttctgctttctgtaTACTacttgtttggtttggtttggttggtttgatTTGATTTTGGTGTGTTGCAGCTCAGTCTCAAGATCCTTCTTTACCATGTGCCTTCCTTAAGCTGTTTCAAGGATATTGAACTGATCAGGGTGAGGGGGTGGCTCTGTAACAAATTCCTGGCACTCTGCCACATCATCCAAATGACCATTGGTGATCCATGAGCTCTTAGCAAAAATGTTGTCCGTATACAGAATAGTTTCATGCATTCAAGCAGCTTCATGTGGAGAAAAACTCTCCTccaaattttacttttctgtctttattaATGAGCCCTTCATTCATTGGAGAGCTCTGGTTATGTGAGCTGTCCCACCATGTTTCAGTTTTCCCGAGGATGTCACTGTTCTGCACCTGAAGCAGTTCCCTGTTCCTCCTTTTCCTAGTTTTACACATATACAATAAGGCAGGCTCCTGTTTGAGTTGTTTTATCTTCATGATGGGTATCTTCCTACCATCACCCTGCTCCACTTACGTGGCAACCCTCAGCTTAATTCCTTAGTGTAAGCAGTTCTTGCTATCCTCCAAGATACTAAGTTTCTCCTCATCAGATTCTCAAACCTGTTGGAAAACACACTCTTTGTTGCCCAGAGGAGCAATGGTGATTAAAGCCAAAGCAGGAGCGCCGTGCTCCTATCTCTGCTGAGGTACAAGAGGTAGCAAATGCAGCTAttcacctgccctgctcagcttcCCATCCCTGCAAATGTGCTGAGGGAGGGCTGGATCCACTGCTTGTGTTGTTGGGGAAGCCATGCAAGAGCCCTGGGGCCTCTCTCAGgaggaagcagctcctgggatATCTCTGTGCTAGAGCACGAGAGAGATGGAAGAGGACAAAGTGAACCTCAACTCCCAGCCCCTTGCCCAGTGGCCGAACACCAGGCCCTCAGCAGGCTCTTGGTGAGGGCAGTGGGTGGCTTGTCCTGATAACAGCAATCATGCAGACTGTTTGCAGACCGTCCTTAGTTCTGAACTGATGTTGTGGGCTGTGGACACAATGAAACATGGAACGGgctttctcctccttccagtTACTTTGACATTCTCAGGAagacacagggcagggggaggaaaggTCTGGTGATCATTGTAGCTGTTCCCACAGGGATTTGAAGGCTGATACCAGAACCCCAAGGGTCACTTTAAGAGGTGCCTTCCTGCAGTTGTTGGGTATTGAGGGGAAGCACTGCAATTTTATTCACTGGGCTTTGCAATTCTGCCACAAGCCAGTTGAGTAGGCCCCGGCCTCTTGGACACAAAGATTCTGTCATCTTTCTCTTTTGGAGGAGAAAGCCAGGGCCATTGGTAGCCAAAGCCCAGTGCCCAGAGGTGACACTAGCAGGTTTCTTTATTGCATGAAAAGATGTGTGGGGCTGTTCATTTAACTCTGCAGTTGTTGCTTAGTGTGCAAACAGCATCACTCGGTAACACTGAGGGAAGGGATAACCTTTTGTTGTATGAAAATCAACAAAAACTCTGAATTTGACACTGCTGTCTTTGGCAGGCCGCTGAACACCCCTCCTGGCCCAGTGTCCCTAAGGAAAATCCCCCTCACAGGGGCCTGGGCACATCAAGGACTACAAGTGCCGAGtctgtggctgctccatgcTGCTTCCAGAGGGATTGGCTGTGGAAGGGATGTCGGGTGTGGCCCTTTGTGACGCAGGCATGTATTACCAGGgcctgtggtgctgcaggaCACGGTGGCTCCCAGAGGCCCTTGTGACACGGCAGAGCCCCGCCCTGCCAGAGGGGTGTCTGAGGGGGGTCTGAGGGGTGCTGAGCCCCGGGGTGCCCAGTCCCAGCAGAGCCGCTCTGCCGGGAGGAAGCAGCTCCCCTGAGCGCCTCTGTGGCAGAGCACGATGG
The sequence above is a segment of the Haemorhous mexicanus isolate bHaeMex1 chromosome 2, bHaeMex1.pri, whole genome shotgun sequence genome. Coding sequences within it:
- the RSPH1 gene encoding radial spoke head 1 homolog, translating into MTDMHFAGSHPRVPSIPNHECLLSNKQLGELIFISRCSGCGVRAGPAEGPRSLGCHSDGDAAAMSDAGSEDAESGEAGKDIGEYEGDRDGEGQRHGFGKARLPNGDTYEGEYEHGLRSGHGTYRFKNGALYTGNYLQNKKHGKGVFFYPDGSKYAGDWVYDQRQGYGEYLYANGDTYTGEWANNKRHGQGTYVYKETGSKYVGCWVNGIQNGPAELIHLNHRFKGRFLNGKPLGRGKFIFDIGCEQHGEYIQPVQEKEEEDEDEPPLPLEPIWKVSEITKLTPWSPHDEELLVSREAAGAVAEEEEVPSAIDTEEGGDHLASDAGGEGEGKREEEVNQDQEDQEITDFGG